A region of Gracilinanus agilis isolate LMUSP501 chromosome 3, AgileGrace, whole genome shotgun sequence DNA encodes the following proteins:
- the ZBTB17 gene encoding zinc finger and BTB domain-containing protein 17, whose protein sequence is MEGNQEDGNSETKRAMDFPQHSQLVLEQLNQQRQLGLLCDCTFVVDGINFKAHKAVLAACSEYFKMLFVDQKDVVHLDISNAAGLGQVLEFMYTAKLSLSPENVEDVLAVAGFLQMQDIVSACNALRSLPVTTSSTLEKQEPPEPEGEEKKMDEEKKVAAATLSELDRMEYVPPAGSGGEMKGEPEAQVESRGDGLDAKEEKEATSKEPLPTETRPSPVGTPLEVLLSRRSQQEEETEIQRNEAARPKGPAEMEAEPVKDDEEQDSSQEAAVSGKSSTTEENRPQLENGGSATEENEESAGTDSGQENIGEARVLRSGTYSDRTESKAYGSVIHKCEDCGKEFTHTGNFKRHIRIHTGEKPFSCRECNKAFSDPAACKAHEKTHSPLKPYGCEECGKSYRLISLLNLHKKRHTGEARYRCGDCGKLFTTSGNLKRHQLVHSGEKPYQCDYCGRSFSDPTSKMRHLETHDTDKEHKCPHCDKKFNQVGNLKAHLKIHIADGPLKCRECGKQFTTSGNLKRHLRIHSGEKPYVCVHCQRQFADPGALQRHVRIHTGEKPCQCLICGKAFTQASSLIAHVRQHTGEKPYVCERCGKRFVQSSQLANHIRHHDNIRPHKCSVCSKAFVNVGDLSKHIIIHTGEKPFLCDKCGRGFNRVDNLRSHVKTVHQGKAGIKIMEPDEGDEVNIVTVASDDMVTLATEALAATAVTQLTVVPVGAAVTADETEALKAEITKAVKQVQEADPNTQILYACDSCGEKFLDANSLAQHVRIHTAQALVMFQADTDFYQQYGPGSTWQAEQVLQAGELLFRPRDGAEGQPALAEPPPPTVAE, encoded by the exons ATGGAAGGGAACCAGGAGGATGGCAACTCTGAAACCAAAAGAG ccatGGATTTCCCGCAACATAGCCAGCTGGTCCTGGAACAGTTGAATCAGCAGCGGCAGCTGGGCCTGCTGTGTGACTGCACCTTTGTGGTGGACGGAATCAACTTTAAGGCCCACAAGGCCGTGCTGGCAGCTTGCAGTGAGTACTTCAAGATGCTCTTTGTGGACCAAAAGGACGTGGTGCACCTGGACATCAGTAACGCGGCAG GTCTAGGGCAGGTGTTGGAGTTCATGTACACAGCCAAGCTGAGCCTGAGCCCTGAGAATGTGGAGGATGTGCTGGCCGTGGCAGGCTTCCTTCAGATGCAGGACATCGTCAGTGCATGCAATGCCCTCAGATCCCTTCCTGTGACAACCTCCAGCACACTGGAGAAACAAGAACCTCCTGAGCCTGAGG gagaagaaaagaaaatggatgagGAGAAGAAAGTTGCTGCTGCTACCCTCAGTGAGCTGGACCGAATGGAGTATGTCCCTCCAGCAGGATCTGGGGGGGAAATGAAGGGCGAGCCAGAGGCCCAAGTGGAGAGCAGAGGGGATGGGCTCG ATGccaaagaggagaaggaagccACATCCAAGGAGCCACTGCCTACAGAAACTAGACCCAGTCCTGTGGGTACACCTCTTGAGGTACTCCTGTCACGGAGATCACAGCAAG aggaggaaacagagatccagagaaatgaagCGGCTCGCCCAAAGGGTCCAGCAG AAATGGAGGCTGAGCCAGTGAAGGATGATGAAGAACAGGACAGCAGCCAAGAAGCAGCAGTGTCAGGGAAGAGCAGCACCACTGAGGAGAATAGGCCTCAACTAGAGAATGGAGGCTCCGCCACTGAGGAGAACGAGGAGTCTGCAGGCACCGACTCTGGGCAGGAGAATATCGGGGAGGCTCGAGTCTTACGCTCAGGCACCTACAGTGACCGGACAGAGTCGAAGGCCTACGGCTCTGTGATTCACAAGTGTGAG GACTGTGGGAAGGAGTTCACTCACACGGGGAACTTCAAGAGGCACATCCGCATCCACACGGGAGAGAAGCCTTTCTCCTGTCGGGAGTGTAACAAGGCCTTCTCAGATCCAGCAGCTTGCAAAGCCCATGAGAAAACACACAG CCCCTTGAAGCCCTACGGCTGTGAGGAGTGCGGCAAGAGCTACCGCCTCATCAGCCTGCTCAACCTGCACAAGAAGCGGCACACCGGGGAGGCGAGGTACCGCTGCGGAGACTGTGGCAAGCTCTTCACCACCTCCGGCAACCTCAAGCGCCACCAGCTGGTGCACAGTGGGGAGAAGCCCTACCAGTGCGACTACTGCGGGCGCTCCTTCTCCGACCCCACCTCCAAGATGCGGCACCTGGAGACCCACGACACCGACAAGGAGCACAAGTGCCCCCACTGTGACAAAAAGTTCAACCAG GTGGGCAACCTGAAAGCGCATCTAAAGATACACATCGCGGACGGACCCCTGAAGTGCAGGGAGTGCGGCAAGCAGTTCACCACCTCGG GAAACCTGAAGCGGCATCTCCGCATACACAGCGGGGAGAAGCCCTACGTCTGTGTCCACTGTCAGAGGCAGTTTGCAGACCCAGGTGCCCTGCAGAGGCATGTGCGCATCCACACCG GTGAGAAGCCGTGCCAGTGCCTCatctgtggaaaggctttcacgcAGGCCAGCTCCCTCATCGCCCACGTGCGCCAGCACACCGGGGAGAAGCCCTACGTCTGTGAGCGCTGTGGCAAGAG GTTTGTCCAGTCCAGCCAGCTGGCCAACCACATCCGGCACCACGACAACATCCGGCCACACAAGTGCAGCGTGTGCAGCAAAGCCTTCGTCAACGTGGGCGACCTGTCCAAGCACATCATCATCCACACGG GGGAAAAGCCCTTCCTCTGCGACAAGTGTGGCCGTGGCTTCAACCGTGTGGACAACCTTCGCTCCCACGTGAAGACAGTTCACCAGGGCAAAGCCGGCATCAAGATCATGGAGCCGGACGAGGGCGACGAGGTCAACATCGTCACGGTCGCCTCGGACGACATGGTCACGCTGGCCACGGAGGCGCTGGCCGCCACAGCCGTCACCCAGCTTacag tGGTGCCTGTTGGGGCCGCGGTGACGGCGGATGAGACGGAAGCCCTCAAAGCTGAGATCACCAAAGCTGTGAAGCAGGTCCAGGAAGCAg ACCCAAATACCCAGATCCTCTATGCTTGTGATTCATGTGGTGAGAAGTTCCTGGATGCCAACAGCTTGGCCCAGCATGTCCGGATCCACACAGCCCAGGCCCTGGTCATGTTTCAAGCAGATACGGACTTCTACCAGCAGTATGGCCCAGGCAGCACGTGGCAGGCGGAGCAGGTGTTACAGGCTGGGGAACTGCTTTTCCGCCCCCGGGACGGGGCCGAGGGTCAGCCTGCCCTGGCAGAGCCTCCTCCACCCACTGTGGCTGAATGA